A genomic segment from Oncorhynchus clarkii lewisi isolate Uvic-CL-2024 chromosome 12, UVic_Ocla_1.0, whole genome shotgun sequence encodes:
- the LOC139420910 gene encoding G-protein coupled receptor family C group 5 member C-like, with product MAAPITNVPKGCGPSVGSLYFNLCDLTAVWGIVVESLAALGVVTAFVLIIILMASLPFVTDRKRKGMVALQASFLVFTLGLFGLSFAFIMGRDFTSCTARRFLFGVLFAGGLACLLMHGLWLVLLNRQGQGPRGWMLCLGALAFWLVEIIINTEWLIITVERRPMTASGSPDISCSITNQDFVMALIYVMALLLGVVLMAVPSLTHKHKAWRRDGAFILATGVCSMAVWVAWIVMYIHGNQVAGDPSWDDPTLAIALVSNAWVFLVLYTIPEICSLTKEQEEGDEQPSDGEHIIYPVRSLVYDNILKEQNTAAAAAHQNMYMENKAFSMDEPNTAANKPVSPYGGYSGQLRSCVYQPTELALITKSLANRDQSHETGLPRATAPPLNQSSSSLPHSLVPLPTTGLSPAVSGNGVYKKPLW from the exons ATGGCGGCCCCCATCACCAACGTTCCTAAAGGCTGTGGCCCCTCCGTGGGCTCCCTGTACTTCAACCTGTGTGACTTGACTGCAGTGTGGGGCATCGTGGTGGAGTCACTGGCGGCTTTAGGCGTGGTGACGGCCTTCgtcctcatcatcatcctcatggCCAGCCTTCCCTTCGtgacagacaggaagaggaaaGGTATGGTGGCCCTGCAGGCCAGCTTTCTGGTCTTCACCCTTGGCCTCTTTGGCCTCTCTTTTGCCTTTATCATGGGCCGGGACTTCACAAGCTGCACCGCGCGTCGCTTCCTGTTTGGTGTACTGTTTGCGGGTGGTCTTGCCTGCCTCCTGATGCATGGGCTGTGGCTGGTGCTCCTGAACCGGCAGGGCCAGGGCCCCCGGGGCTGGATGCTGTGTCTGGGGGCCCTGGCCTTCTGGCTGGTTGAGATCATCATCAATACAGAGTGGCTGATCATCACGGTGGAGAGGAGGCCAATGACAGCCAGTGGCAGCCCTGACATCTCCTGCAGTATCACCAaccaggactttgtgatggcttTGATCTATGTCATGGCCCTGCTGCTGGGCGTGGTGCTGATGGCCGTGCCCtcgctcacacacaaacacaaggccTGGCGGCGAGACGGAGCCTTCATCCTGGCCACCGGGGTCTGCTCCATGGCCGTGTGGGTGGCCTGGATCGTCATGTACATCCATGGGAACCAGGTGGCCGGGGACCCCAGCTGGGACGACCCCACCCTGGCCATTGCCCTGGTCAGCAATGCCTGGGTGTTCTTGGTCCTATACACCAtcccagaaatctgctccctcaccaaggagcaggaggagggggatgagcaGCCCAGCGATGGGGAACACATTATCTACCCAGTCAGGAGTTTGGTCTATGATAACATTCTGAAGGAGCAGAacactgcagcagcagcagcccatcAGAACATGTACATGGAGAACAAGGCCTTCTCCATGGACGAACCCAACACAG cAGCCAACAAGCCTGTATCTCCATACGGTGGTTATAGTGGTCAGCTCCGCAGCTGTGTGTACCAGCCCACAGAACTAGCTCTAATCACCAAGAGCCTGGCAAAT AGGGACCAGTCCCATGAGACGGGCCTCCCCAGGGCCACGGCCCCCCCTCTAAACCAGAGCAGCAGCTCCCTGCCTCACTCTCTAGTGCCCCTACCCACCACAGGACTGTCCCCGGCAGTCAGT GGAAATGGTGTGTATAAGAAGCCTCTGTGGTGA